One stretch of Macrobrachium nipponense isolate FS-2020 chromosome 16, ASM1510439v2, whole genome shotgun sequence DNA includes these proteins:
- the LOC135195555 gene encoding uncharacterized protein LOC135195555 isoform X1, translated as MGAILSSILSLFKGPDPYRIVMVGLDGVGKTTILYSLKLGKVVQTIPTIGFNVETVEIKNISFTVWDLPSHNKMRAALWSHCFPGTSAVIFVVDSTDTEGLPEARVALHHVLDEPELDNCPLLIMANKQDLPEAVSPSSITEALQLERLKRPWFIQGTSALESTGICEALDWLAKAVTE; from the exons ATGGGTGCCATCCTGAGCAGCATTCTGTCGCTATTTAAGGGTCCTGATCCCTACAGGATAGTGATGG TCGGCCTCGACGGCGTCGGGAAGACGACGATCCTGTACAGTCTCAAACTGGGCAAAGTTGTTCAGACCATCCCAACGATTG GGTTTAACGTGGAGACGGTGGAGATCAAGAACATAAGTTTCACAGTGTGGGACCTTCCCTCTCATAACAAGATGCGTGCCGCCCTGTGGAGTCATTGTTTTCCAGGAACTTCTGCCGTCATCTTCGTTGTAGACAGCACAGACACGGAGGGGTTACCGGAGGCACGTGTTGCCTTACACCACGTG TTGGATGAACCAGAGCTGGATAACTGCCCTCTGCTCATAATGGCCAACAAGCAAGATCTACCAGAGGCTGTCTCGCCATCTTCCATCACAGAGGCCCTTCAACTCGAACGCCTGAAACGCCCTTGGTTCATCCAGGGCACCAGTGCCTTAGAATCGACGGGCATCTGCGAGGCTCTAGACTGGCTGGCCAAGGCGGTCACAGAGTGA
- the LOC135195555 gene encoding uncharacterized protein LOC135195555 isoform X2 gives MGAILSSILSLFKGPDPYRIVMVGLDGVGKTTILYSLKLGKVVQTIPTIGFNVETVEYKNISFTVWDLPSQCKMRPLWRHYFPGTTAAIFVVDSTDKERLPESREALQYVLDEPELDNCPLLIMANKQDLPEAVSPSSITEALQLERLKRPWFIQGTSALESTGICEALDWLAKAVTE, from the exons ATGGGTGCCATCCTGAGCAGCATTCTGTCGCTATTTAAGGGTCCTGATCCCTACAGGATAGTGATGG TCGGCCTCGACGGCGTCGGGAAGACGACGATCCTGTACAGTCTCAAACTGGGCAAAGTTGTTCAGACCATCCCAACGATTG GGTTTAACGTCGAGACGGTGGAGTACAAGAATATAAGTTTCACAGTGTGGGACCTTCCCTCCCAGTGCAAGATGCGTCCCTTGTGGAGGCATTATTTTCCAGGAACTACTGCCGCCATCTTCGTCGTAGACAGCACAGACAAGGAGAGGTTACCGGAGTCAAGAGAAGCCTTACAATACGTG TTGGATGAACCAGAGCTGGATAACTGCCCTCTGCTCATAATGGCCAACAAGCAAGATCTACCAGAGGCTGTCTCGCCATCTTCCATCACAGAGGCCCTTCAACTCGAACGCCTGAAACGCCCTTGGTTCATCCAGGGCACCAGTGCCTTAGAATCGACGGGCATCTGCGAGGCTCTAGACTGGCTGGCCAAGGCGGTCACAGAGTGA
- the LOC135195412 gene encoding uncharacterized protein LOC135195412 isoform X2, protein MGATLSSILSWMQCAQPHRIMMCCNVETVEHGNISFRAWDLNTHERLRPLWRHYYPDTSAVIFVVDSVASERFTEAKEELQLLVEDSELKEACPFLILANKQDLPEAASPSVITEALELHRLKRPWFIQGTSSLDSRGINESLDWLAKAVTK, encoded by the exons ATGGGAGCCACACTCAGCAGCATTCTCTCCTGGATGCAGTGCGCTCAACCCCACAGGATAATGATGT GCTGCAACGTCGAGACGGTGGAACATGGAAATATAAGTTTTAGGGCGTGGGACTTGAACACCCACGAGAGACTCCGCCCTTTGTGGAGACATTACTACCCAGATACCTCGGCCGTCATTTTCGTCGTGGACAGCGTTGCCTCGGAGaggttcacagaggcaaaagaggAATTGCAGCTATTG GTTGAGGACTCAGAGCTGAAGGAGGCCTGCCCTTTCCTCATCCTGGCCAACAAGCAAGACCTCCCAGAGGCCGCCTCGCCGTCTGTCATCACAGAAGCCCTTGAACTCCACCGCCTGAAGCGCCCGTGGTTCATCCAGGGCACCAGTTCCCTTGATTCGAGGGGCATCAACGAGTCTCTGGACTGGTTGGCCAAGGCAGTCACAAAGTGA
- the LOC135195412 gene encoding uncharacterized protein LOC135195412 isoform X1, whose protein sequence is MGATLSSILSWMQCAQPHRIMMFGLDGAGKTTILYKIKLDEVVQTISTIGCNVETVEHGNISFRAWDLNTHERLRPLWRHYYPDTSAVIFVVDSVASERFTEAKEELQLLVEDSELKEACPFLILANKQDLPEAASPSVITEALELHRLKRPWFIQGTSSLDSRGINESLDWLAKAVTK, encoded by the exons ATGGGAGCCACACTCAGCAGCATTCTCTCCTGGATGCAGTGCGCTCAACCCCACAGGATAATGATGT TCGGCCTCGACGGCGCTGGGAAGACGACGATCCTGTACAAAATCAAACTGGACGAAGTCGTTCAGACGATCTCAACGATTG GCTGCAACGTCGAGACGGTGGAACATGGAAATATAAGTTTTAGGGCGTGGGACTTGAACACCCACGAGAGACTCCGCCCTTTGTGGAGACATTACTACCCAGATACCTCGGCCGTCATTTTCGTCGTGGACAGCGTTGCCTCGGAGaggttcacagaggcaaaagaggAATTGCAGCTATTG GTTGAGGACTCAGAGCTGAAGGAGGCCTGCCCTTTCCTCATCCTGGCCAACAAGCAAGACCTCCCAGAGGCCGCCTCGCCGTCTGTCATCACAGAAGCCCTTGAACTCCACCGCCTGAAGCGCCCGTGGTTCATCCAGGGCACCAGTTCCCTTGATTCGAGGGGCATCAACGAGTCTCTGGACTGGTTGGCCAAGGCAGTCACAAAGTGA